Proteins found in one Triticum urartu cultivar G1812 chromosome 4, Tu2.1, whole genome shotgun sequence genomic segment:
- the LOC125553082 gene encoding disease resistance protein RGA4-like — translation MEAAILSGTIKVLLPKLFSLVEKSWNLNKDIMRDAKFLEDELGVIVRSMDAQLHLSIEDLRELAQGIEDCIDSVVYRATWKKQASLLRRSVRSPKALLSDRLFAQKLQRMKQMVVEAHDRRQRYPVPAQTSGDVPSPSSSASDPRLADADLVGVDEHRAKLLEQLAEAAEGQPMQLKVVSIVGCWGLGKTALAADVYKTQAGGERFDKRAWVCAALKSPGEVLADMLREFGSDCQESVMLDTSNVSQMCVQVRNQLAKKRYFIVIDDIQTQVQWKKIKSAFPDDNDGSSRVVVTTTIQSVATACSSENGYVHRMSRLDEKCSKRLFSEKACPKKYLHYDQPDTTAILNKCYGQPLALITMGEFLKSIGWPIGRTCEDACNNIRYHMENGETFGDMRRALMRSYASLGGHALKACLLYFAMFPSDHPMRKKSLLRRWSAEGIVETQASCDAMKLAAENFDELMDRNLIEPISVSNNGNVKTCQTYGMMREFILQLSISQNFVTLFCDDKKEAGKYARRLSLHHKNAKDDDRFKNIDLSLVRSLTIFGEACKTVLNFGKYELLRVLDLEKCDDLKDDHIKGICNLLLLKYLSLGGSVTELPEDIAKLEHLEALDVRKTKVNILPVEVFLLPCLMHILGEFRISGKVYKKSVFLKKKTGNEVQKFLSEGKSNIETLAGFITDGSEGFLHLMGHMNRLRKVKIWCKPSAAASSTDWSDLMRAIQQFIQDRKDENSDTTRSLSLHFDECSGDFLDSIQGPCYLSSLKLHGNLTILPQFVVSLRGLKELCLSTTKLTTGVLEALSSLSHLQYLKLIADEIEDFSIGVHALPRLLRLCFELQCPTLPTIKQGAMRFLVTLQLLCKDINGLSVINIECFKHLEEVILHPRVSQEAQKQWEKAAEEHPNGPKVLLFKSGDEAESSNDQLTPAFSRMGISEVCPPLNESASSIVVS, via the exons ATGGAGGCCGCTATTTTGAGCGGCACCATAAAAGTTCTGCTGCCGAAGCTCTTCTCGCTGGTTGAGAAGAGTTGGAATCTGAACAAGGACATCATGAGGGACGCCAAATTCCTCGAGGACGAGCTCGGCGTGATTGTCCGTTCCATGGATGCTCAACTGCACTTGTCGATCGAAGATCTGCGCGAACTAGCTCAGGGGATAGAGGACTGCATCGACAGCGTCGTGTATCGCGCGACTTGGAAGAAGCAGGCTTCCCTGCTCCGGCGGAGCGTTCGGTCCCCCAAGGCGCTCCTGAGCGACCGGTTGTTTGCCCAGAAGCTTCAGAGGATGAAGCAGATGGTGGTGGAGGCGCACGACCGGAGGCAGAGGTACCCCGTCCCCGCCCAGACCTCCGGTGATGTCCCGTCGCCCTCCTCCTCTGCTTCGGATCCGCGCCTCGCGGACGCGGATCTCGTCGGCGTCGATGAGCACCGGGCGAAGCTCCTGGAGCAGCTGGCGGAAGCGGCCGAGGGGCAGCCGATGCAGCTCAAGGTGGTCTCTATCGTAGGGTGCTGGGGGTTGGGGAAGACCGCTCTTGCCGCCGATGTGTACAAAACACAAGCCGGCGGCGAGAGGTTCGACAAGCGCGCGTGGGTCTGTGCCGCGCTCAAGAGCCCAGGGGAGGTGCTGGCCGACATGCTCCGGGAATTCGGATCTGATTGCCAGGAAAGTGTGATGCTGGACACCTCCAATGTCTCCCAGATGTGCGTACAAGTCAGAAATCAGTTGGCCAAGAAGAG ATATTTCATTGTAATCGATGACATTCAGACGCAAGTTCAGTGGAAAAAAATCAAATCAGCTTTCCCAGATGACAACGATGGAAGCAGCAGAGTTGTGGTGACGACAACTATTCAGTCAGTTGCTACTGCCTGCAGCTCTGAGAACGGCTATGTGCACAGAATGAGTAGACTCGATGAAAAATGCTCGAAGCGGTTATTCTCAGAGAAAGCTTGCCCGAAGAAATATTTGCATTACGACCAGCCTGATACAACAGCAATTCTGAACAAATGTTATGGCCAGCCCCTTGCCCTGATTACCATGGGTGAATTCTTGAAATCAATTGGTTGGCCGATTGGACGTACCTGTGAAGATGCATGCAACAACATTCGTTACCATATGGAGAACGGAGAGACCTTTGGTGATATGCGACGCGCTCTGATGCGTAGCTACGCCAGTCTGGGCGGCCATGCTCTCAAAGCCTGCTTGTTATATTTTGCCATGTTCCCCAGTGATCATCCCATGAGAAAGAAAAGCTTGTTGAGGCGATGGTCAGCTGAGGGGATTGTAGAAACCCAAGCTTCATGTGATGCCATGAAACTTGCAGCTGAAAATTTTGACGAGCTTATGGACCGGAACCTCATCGAACCCATCAGTGTAAGCAACAATGGTAACGTTAAGACTTGCCAAACTTATGGCATGATGCGTGAGTTCATTTTGCAGTTGTCAATCTCTCAGAACTTTGTAACTTTGTTTTGTGATGACAAGAAAGAGGCTGGCAAATATGCCCGGCGGCTTTCTCTCCATCATAAAAATGCTAAAGATGATGACAGGTTCAAGAATATTGATTTATCACTTGTCCGATCCCTGACAATCTTCGGGGAGGCATGTAAAACTGTACTCAACTTCGGCAAGTATGAACTGCTGCGGGTCCTTGATCTTGAAAAATGTGATGACTTGAAGGATGATCATATCAAAGGCATATGCAACCTGCTGCTGCTGAAGTATCTGAGCCTTGGGGGTAGTGTTACCGAACTTCCAGAGGATATTGCAAAACTGGAGCATTTGGAGGCACTTGATGTGAGGAAAACAAAGGTGAATATACTGCCGGTGGAAGTTTTCTTGTTGCCCTGTTTAATGCACATATTGGGAGAGTTTAGGATTTCAGGAAAAGTCTATAAAAAGAGTGTTTTCCTCAAAAAGAAGACAGGCAATGAAGTACAGAAGTTTCTTTCCGAAGGAAAAAGTAACATCGAAACTCTAGCAGGATTTATCACCGATGGAAGTGAAGGGTTTCTTCATCTCATGGGTCATATGAATAGATTGAGGAAGGTGAAGATTTGGTGTAAGCCATCTGCAGCTGCTAGTAGCACTGACTGGTCCGATCTTATGAGGGCCATTCAACAGTTCATTCAGGACAGAAAGGACGAAAATAGTGATACTACACGTTCTTTATCGCTTCATTTCGATGAATGCTCTGGAGATTTCCTGGATTCCATACAAGGACCCTGCTACCTCAGCTCTCTGAAATTACATGGCAACTTAACTATATTGCCTCAGTTTGTTGTATCACTTCGGGGTCTTAAGGAGCTTTGCCTTTCGACTACTAAACTTACAACTGGTGTTCTTGAAGCTTTGAGTAGTTTGAGCCACCTGCAGTATTTAAAACTGATTGCTGATGAAATTGAGGACTTTAGTATAGGAGTCCATGCACTGCCCAGGCTTCTACGCCTCTGTTTTGAGCTGCAATGTCCAACATTGCCCACAATCAAACAAGGAGCTATGCGGTTTCTCGTCACACTCCAGCTTCTTTGCAAAGATATAAATGGCCTTTCTGTCATCAATATTGAATGTTTCAAACACCTTGAGGAGGTCATCCTTCATCCTAGAGTCAGTCAAGAAGCCCAGAAACAATGGGAGAAGGCCGCTGAGGAACACCCGAATGGGCCAAAAGTTTTGTTGTTCAAATCTGGTGATGAAGCAGAGAGTTCAAATGATCAACTGACTCCAGCATTCAGTCGCATGGGGATTTCTGAAGTTTGTCCTCCTTTAAATGAGTCAGCGAGCAGCATCGTGGTGTCTTAA